In Woeseia oceani, one DNA window encodes the following:
- a CDS encoding flagellar hook assembly protein FlgD has translation MNEINAFDSLGIGQPTVDNSARTELGQEAFMTLMMAQFRNQDPFEPMDNGDFLGQLAQFGTVSGIDELNGAFSGLQSSIQSDQALQAANLVGRTVLAESGTGSVSNGGGVAGAVELPSSVSNVQIEITDASGQLVRRFDIGAQQAGVSRFNWDGLNDSGQQVADGQYEIAARVQYGNEIESVPTLIESNIASVTLGRGGSGLTLNLAGGEQMSLARVRQIN, from the coding sequence ATGAATGAAATTAACGCGTTCGACAGCCTGGGAATAGGTCAGCCGACCGTCGATAACTCGGCGCGTACCGAGCTGGGCCAGGAAGCCTTCATGACCCTGATGATGGCTCAGTTTCGCAATCAGGACCCATTCGAGCCGATGGACAATGGTGACTTCCTTGGGCAGCTCGCGCAGTTCGGTACCGTCAGCGGGATCGACGAGCTGAATGGCGCGTTCTCCGGCCTGCAGTCTTCCATTCAGTCGGACCAGGCGTTGCAGGCAGCGAACCTGGTTGGGCGCACCGTATTGGCCGAGTCCGGTACAGGCTCAGTCAGTAACGGTGGCGGTGTTGCCGGCGCGGTTGAATTGCCGTCGAGTGTCAGCAATGTGCAAATCGAGATAACCGATGCCAGCGGTCAGCTTGTGCGGCGTTTTGATATTGGTGCACAACAGGCCGGGGTCTCCCGCTTTAACTGGGATGGACTGAATGACAGCGGCCAGCAGGTCGCTGACGGCCAGTACGAGATTGCTGCACGCGTCCAGTACGGCAACGAAATTGAAAGCGTGCCGACGTTGATCGAATCAAATATTGCCAGTGTCACGCTGGGCCGCGGTGGCTCGGGATTGACATTGAACCTGGCTGGCGGCGAGCAGATGTCTCTCGCCCGCGTCCGCCAGATTAACTAA
- the flgE gene encoding flagellar hook protein FlgE, with protein MPFAIALSGLNAASADLEVTANNVANVNTNGFKESRAQFAEVFAVGTQSVGSSASGSGVRLSSVAQQFTQGNIDFTDNALDLAIGGEGFFVLSDNGARTYTRAGAFGVDNQGYVTNAQGARLQSYPFAGNGLFNTGTPTDLQLTTGANPPSATTVSNFGLNLPANATTPTNPVFDPADPASFNHTTSVTIYDSLGAAHTATVYFIKDAAPNTWNTEVEIDGTAVAGSTQITFNNDGSLNTPASGNMTLAAYTPSTGAADIAMDLNFSTATQFGSNFGVNSLSQDGYTTGRLTGVSVDAEGVVFARFTNGQSTSLGKLALANFVNPQGLQQLGDTNWGQSFASGDALLGEAGTASFGNIQSGALEASNVDLTAQLVQMITAQRNFQANAQMISTADTVTQTVINIR; from the coding sequence ATGCCATTTGCGATAGCTCTCAGCGGATTGAACGCTGCATCGGCAGATCTGGAAGTTACTGCCAACAACGTCGCCAACGTAAACACGAACGGCTTCAAAGAATCGCGCGCTCAGTTCGCCGAGGTCTTTGCCGTCGGCACCCAAAGCGTTGGCTCCAGTGCCTCGGGCAGCGGCGTGCGCCTGTCTTCGGTCGCGCAGCAGTTCACGCAAGGCAATATTGACTTCACAGACAATGCCCTCGATCTGGCCATTGGCGGCGAAGGCTTTTTCGTGCTCAGCGACAACGGCGCCCGAACTTACACCCGTGCCGGTGCCTTCGGGGTCGACAATCAAGGCTACGTAACTAACGCGCAGGGCGCGCGGTTGCAGTCCTACCCGTTCGCCGGCAACGGTCTGTTCAATACCGGTACGCCGACGGATCTGCAGTTGACGACGGGCGCAAACCCGCCATCCGCCACCACGGTTTCCAATTTCGGACTGAATCTGCCGGCCAATGCGACCACCCCGACCAACCCGGTGTTCGATCCTGCAGACCCAGCGAGCTTCAACCACACGACCTCGGTAACGATTTATGACTCACTGGGTGCGGCACATACCGCAACCGTTTACTTCATTAAGGACGCAGCACCCAACACCTGGAACACCGAGGTGGAGATCGACGGCACTGCCGTTGCCGGGTCTACCCAAATCACGTTCAACAACGATGGCAGTCTCAATACGCCAGCCAGCGGCAACATGACTCTCGCTGCATACACGCCTTCTACGGGTGCTGCAGACATTGCCATGGACCTTAACTTTTCAACGGCCACGCAGTTCGGCAGCAACTTCGGTGTGAACTCACTCTCGCAGGACGGCTACACAACGGGCCGACTGACCGGCGTCAGCGTTGATGCGGAGGGTGTGGTTTTTGCCCGCTTCACCAACGGACAGTCGACATCACTGGGTAAGCTGGCATTGGCCAACTTTGTAAACCCGCAGGGCTTGCAGCAACTCGGCGATACCAACTGGGGACAATCGTTTGCCTCGGGTGATGCCTTGCTCGGCGAAGCCGGTACCGCATCGTTCGGCAATATTCAGTCCGGTGCACTCGAAGCGTCCAACGTGGATCTGACCGCTCAGCTGGTACAGATGATTACGGCGCAGCGAAATTTCCAGGCGAATGCCCAGATGATTTCCACGGCTGACACCGTTACCCAAACCGTCATCAATATCCGCTAG
- the flgF gene encoding flagellar basal-body rod protein FlgF: MDEMVYLAMTGAKQTEYAQAINSNNLANISTSGFRADLHAFSSLAIEGPGAESRVNAVVDSFGTDFAQGPLVNTGRNLDVAIQGRGFFVVQSPDGSEAYTRAGDLRVNSGGLLSNGAGHLIMGDGGPVAVPPNSSLTIGADGTVSVQPLGQGPEALVIVDRLKLVDPDIKQLSKGSDGLLHLPEGQTADADASVTLTAGSLEQSNVNVAMTLVNMIELSRQYEMQVNAMKTAKENADSAAQLMRVG, from the coding sequence ATGGACGAAATGGTTTACCTGGCGATGACCGGTGCGAAACAGACGGAATACGCACAGGCCATCAACAGCAATAATCTGGCGAACATCTCGACCAGCGGATTTCGTGCCGACCTGCATGCCTTTTCATCGCTGGCGATCGAAGGTCCGGGAGCCGAGTCCAGAGTGAATGCGGTTGTCGATTCATTCGGTACGGACTTCGCACAGGGCCCCCTGGTGAATACCGGTCGCAATCTGGATGTAGCAATCCAGGGTCGCGGCTTTTTCGTAGTGCAGTCGCCGGACGGTTCGGAAGCCTATACCCGGGCCGGCGATCTGCGTGTTAATTCGGGCGGCTTACTGTCGAACGGCGCGGGTCACCTGATCATGGGCGACGGTGGTCCGGTTGCGGTGCCACCGAATTCCAGCCTGACCATTGGTGCGGACGGTACCGTGTCCGTCCAGCCACTGGGGCAAGGGCCGGAAGCGTTGGTTATTGTGGATCGACTCAAACTTGTAGATCCGGATATCAAACAACTGAGCAAGGGCAGCGACGGATTGCTGCACTTGCCCGAGGGTCAAACAGCCGATGCCGATGCGAGTGTCACGTTGACGGCCGGCTCACTTGAACAAAGCAACGTAAACGTGGCGATGACACTCGTGAATATGATCGAGCTGTCCCGGCAATACGAAATGCAGGTAAACGCCATGAAGACGGCGAAAGAAAACGCTGACTCAGCCGCGCAACTGATGCGTGTTGGCTAA